Sequence from the Panicum virgatum strain AP13 chromosome 5N, P.virgatum_v5, whole genome shotgun sequence genome:
CATTCCAACGCCAGAAGTCTAAGTTATCCCTCGGGCGAAAGACGATGACTGCCTCATTATAGCAAGCGATGGGCTGTGGGATGTCATCTCAAATGCGGAAGCATGCAGAGTTGCTCGCCTACAGATCCTTCGGTGGCACAGGAAAAAGAATGGTGTATGTTCTGACGAAGGCGGTGCGCCAACAATAAGCCATCCAGCTGCGCAAGCAGCTGCGGATTATCTTGTGAAGCTGGCTCTTATGAAAGGGAGCGCGGACAACATCACTGTCACTGTGATCGACCTGAAACTGCGGAAGAAGACCAAGGACAAGTCCATATGCTTCGTTTGATCAGCTGACCGTAATCTGACATTGGAGCCTCGGTTGCTAGTCTACAAGTGACAACTGTTGGAAGACAACTTTTCTGTTATTGGAGTGCCTCTGCTGCTTACTAGTCTACAATCATTACAAGACAACTTTCCTTTTATGGCTTTAAATAACTGTATCTAcatatgttttctttttctaaagGACGGCAAAAACGTTGCCGAATTGCCATAGTTTTattagaagaaaagatgaaacAGACCAGTTTTAAAGGGAAAACCACCAAAACCTTGCAACAATGAGGGATGGAAACTACTCAAACAAAACAAACCACAGACAACCAGCTCAATGGTTTGGTTAGTTGTCTATACGCTTTATACATGTAATTCCATTGGTTTGGCTATTCTTCTGTAGTTTCAGCCTTTCAGGCGGTTCAAATATTGTGATTCGCTTCAttatcttaaaaaaatattgtgATTCGCTTAAGGTTCAGAAACAGCCTTGTGAATGCAGTTGTTCACTCAAACTTGCATGTGTACGGTGCACCGGTAGAATTGTCTCCTAGTAATGTGTGCTCCACGACCATCAGGTCAACTTCGAGTCCGTTCGGGAGGGCTCCTGCTCCCAGCAAAAAGGATGGAGCCGGAGCTAGAACTAAGTGGAGCTGAGTTTTCTGGCTCCACCTACTCCACCTTCTTGCAGGCAAAAATTGATTTCACGGCTCTCACAATCTACGGGACGGGGTTGCTCCACTTCAGATCGTTTGGTAGAGCTCCAGCAGGAGCTGCCGAGGGAGCATAGCTGGAGCCTACCAAAAagaccctttttttttctctattgACATGATGAAGGGCCATCAAAAGACCTTTGTCGGAAGTGTTGATTAGGAGAatatatctagtgcaaaccataaCTTCGTGAAAACCCATGCAAACTATGgcaaaaaaatcatctaaattcaccaaaaaaacaCACATGTAGATGGTATGATGATAcgcaaccttgtaaaatatcttgtccaaactcgacttcatctgtgagatataaaaataataaatttctaacaaatcatctggacaacttcctggcttgaaatttgttttttttatatctcacagacgaagtcgagtttggacaagatattttacaaagttGTGTATCATAATATCATCtagatgtgtgatttttttgtgaatttaaaTGACTTTTGTATCGTAGTTTGCACGGATTTTCACAAAGTTAtagtttgcactagatacgtttCCGTTGATTAGACCCTGAATTTAAGCATGGTTGTTATTAAAGTTAGAAGGCCGTGGTCTTCTCACAGTGATCATCGTAGCACCGCAAAAGCCCAAAAGCCCACGCGAACCCAAAACCCCCAAACCCTCTTCCCGCATTCCATTTCCATCCCCATCCTCTTCGTCCCCGCCGGCGGCAACCAAAGCAACCAACCCTAATCTGCACGGCGACCGACCACGCCGCATCCTACTGCTCCGTTCCTCGAGGCCCCACGGAACTCTAGCCCTCTTCAGTTCAGCCATGGCGTCGGAGGACGAAGCtaacgccgcggcggcggcggcggaggcgccggaggggAAGAACTGGCGGCGGAAGGGGAAGCACGACAAGCCCAAGCCGTGGGACGAGGACCCAAACATCGACCACTGGAAGATCGAGAAGTTCGACCCGTCCTGGAACGAGGGAGGCATGCTCGAAGTCAGCTCCTTCTCTACCCTCTTCCCCCAGTACCGAGGCAAGCGCTCATCCTACTCTCGTCCTCCCTTCTGCGATTCCTTCGGAATGTGACGCGAATTCGTTCTTAGTCGGACACATTTTGAGTTAGTTGGAGGGGAATTGGTAAGGTGTTGCTTGTTTGGGTGCAGAGAAGTACCTGCAGGAGTCATGGCCGATCGTTAAGGGCGCATTGAAGGAGCACGGGATCTCGTGCGAGCTTAATTTGGTACCTGATTAGCGTATTTTCCGGTTGCTATTAGGTGGCGTGATCGTTATGTGGTATTCTATTGATTTGAGACCTCTTTTGGCTCATGCTGTGTGTGTAGGTGGAGGGATCCATGACTGTTTCGACCACCAGGAAGACCAGGGACCCCTACATTATTGTCAAGGCCAGAGAACTGATAAAGCTATTGTCCAGGAGTGTCCCTGCACCTCAGGTATGACTCCTTGTGCATCAGATGTCAGAATCTGCGCATCATGTGCAGAGCTTGTAGTTCAACTTTTGAAATCATACTTGCTTATCTTAGCAGGTTTTAGTTTAGTTTGCTATCTTTTTTGAGTATACTACTATAGTATGCCATCTATATGTTGCATGATCTACTCCTGCAGGCTGATTGGCtaatttttgagaatttcaTTTGTTTGGGATAGCTGTATGGATTATGGAACTTATCTGATATTGCTCTTGCTATTTTTGCAGGCGATCAAAATTCTTGATGATGAGATGAACTGTGACATTATAAAGATTGGTGGCCTTGTAAGAAATAAGGTAAGCATCTTTTTCGTCATTCAACTTTAAGTCTATATGTCCCTAGATATTATCCTTAATTAACTCAGTGTCATGAGGTGCTTCTCTGTGTGCTATGAAATATGTACCCCCTGGAAGAACAATGTAAAGATCATTCTTATATAAAGTTAAATGATGTACTTATTTGACGAGAATACTAAATAACCTTTTTAAACTGTCATAACATGGTCAACTGCATTCTGTTGTTGCCAAATTACTTGATTCTCCATTGTCATTTGTTATTTTCGAGGTGGTGTTAACATTTggtgttcatttttttttgttttatccaTTTTTTAATGACACTACATAGTTGGTAATGTTTTTTTAGACGGACAGGCAAAAACGCCCTGCCCCATTTCCATTGAAATGAAGCAACATGAAACACGATTCAGTTCAGGTTTTCAACAGGGAAAGCAAAGGGGGGGGGGACCTGAAGCTTGCCTACAGCAAGTTCAGCCCCAACAGGCAGATATATCCCCAAAACAAACCAACACAGTTCAGATACAGGGGACCAGAGCAACATCCATGGAGGGTCAACAACCAGTAGCCTCAGTTCCCCAGCCAGCTCCAATCGAACTCCCCATGCTTGAGCTTCTTCACGAAGCCATTGTCACCGAAGGGGTCGCGATCAGAACCTCCAAGCAGTTGCACCAGCGGTCCACATCTTGCACCATGCTCTGCTTGAACATCGCCCTCCATAGCTGCATGCACCTCCAGATTCTTCGGAACACCTGTTTGATATCCATCCAAAGCTGTGAATGAAAAACCAAATCATTCCTTGTTAGGTAGATACACCATAAAACGCCTGCAGAGATGGTGTTAGCACGCTCAATTTTTATGCAATCTAGCCATCTACCCGCTACATCTGCATAACAAGACACAGAGAGGCCAAAAAAATCTGAAAACGTGTTCCACAGGATTTTCGCAACAGCACAGTCACAAAAAAATGGCAGATTGATTCTTCTAAGCAAAACATACACTCTTTAGGTTTTTCTATCCCTCTCTTCAAGAGGTTGTCTTTGGTCATTAGCTTATTGTGGGAAAGGAGCTAGAGAAAGATTTGGATCCTAGGAGGAACATTAACCTTCCACACACAGCTGGGATGTAAACTGGCTGCACCCCTCTAAAATTAATGACAGCATAGAGAGATTGAGCAGAATAAGTTCCATTGCTCTCATAAGCCCACACTAAGGCATCACACTCTTGGTCATAGACCACACTAGAAACTATCTCCTTCAACTCTTACCACCTCTCGAGCATCTTACTATCAAAATTCCTTTTGAAGGTCAGCTTTACCTCCTGTCCATCCCAAATTTTATCCAAGGTCACACCTATTTGATTATTAATGCAGTACAAGTCCCAGAACTGAACTGGCATAGGAGCATTACCAAACCAAGTATCTTCCCAAAACCTAATGTTTTTACCCCCCGCCCCCCCACCTTCCACCTATACCCAAACTTGAGGGCATTAGCTGCCCAGATTACACCTTTCCAAAATGTTGAAGGGGAAGGGCAACTGGGGAGGCAGAAAATGTTAGGCGCTCTTCTAACATATTTTTGTTTAACTATTTTTTGCCACAACTTATCCTCATTTTTTTTATGAATCTCTTGACCCATGACCCCAACAGGGCCAAGTTTAGGTCCCGAGGTCCCGCAAATCAGGGACCCCAAGACCAGCATGTTCTTTTCTCATACTAACAAGTTGCCAATTGGCAAGATGAATTTTTCCATGTCCCTCAAAGTAATTTCAAAGAAAGTTTGCCATGTGAGAGTTTATGAGTTGCAAGGCCCATTTTGGAAACTTAAAGGAGAGGAGGTAAATAGGAATGCTTGCCAAGCAAGTTTTGATTAGTATTAATCTACCAGCATAAGAGAGTAGTTCCCCTCCCCAGTCCCCACCCCACAATTCTTCTAAGAATTTTGTCAATTAGGGGTTGCAGGTCCTTTCTTCTAAGTTTCTGATGATGCAGAGGAATCCATAGATCTTTAATTGGGAAAGTCCCCTCAGGACACCTAAAAACTTCCGAAATCCTCTGTTTCTTATGCTCCTCAAGGTTCATAGGGATCAATTCACTTTTGTGGTAATTTGTGCACATCCCAGACATTTTTTCAAAATGTGTTAGAATCCATCTCATGTTATAAGCCATTTCTGTATCACTTGCTAGAAAGAGAACCGTATTATCTTTGCCAGATTCGGTAGAAAGCTAGTAAGATATTTACATAGTTGGTAATGTCTTGTATAAAAACAATGTTTGGTTGTTCACTCATTCTATAATGCTAATTTCTCATGTTTGCTAGGTTCATGCTTTCTACCTAATCTGTGAATTTTCTGTTCTGTTCATATAATCACAAATGGGGAAGCCTTTTTGTAATATAGTCATCTGCATAACACTTACTCTGTTGCTTACTTGTCTTAAAAGAATTTCTCAAATCTAACTATCTAAGCCTACAGATACTGATTTAGTAGCCTGTTTCATAAGTTTCTTCAGATGGCGTTCTGTTACTTAAGAATCACTGGAGTGACCTTATGATAATGTGCTAATATAATTAGAGATTTAGTGTGCTCGCTCACAATTTGTTGGTTCTATTGAACTTAATTCCAGTACACTTATAATGTTATCTACAGGAACGATTTGTTAAAAGGAGAGAACGCCTTTTAGGCCCTAATTTATCTACGCTTAAGGTAAAAAATGTTCTCATTCCCACGGGTGCCTCATTTAATGTCAAAATTAGAATAATCATAATTCCTTTTGTTGCTTACACATTGTTTTGTGATATACAGGCCATTGAGATTTTGACTGGCTGCTACATCTTAGTGCAGGTTTTTCGTATTTTCTTATCTTATGTCTACACTTTGAATTTCCTCCCTTTGATGCAATTTGTAAATGTTATTTCTTCTGTTGCCATTCCCAATGAAAGGGAAACACGGTTGCAGCCATGGGTTCCTATACGGGAAGGGGACTGAAACAAGTTAGAAGGATTGTAGAGGATTGCATGAAGAATATCAAGCATCCAGTGTACCACATCAAGGTGACTGGTTTCTCCCTTCTGAGATGTTATTATTATGTAGGGATGTTAACAAGAAAACGATTTATTGTTGCTTATTGGTTACTATTAAACTATACAGGAACTCCTAATCAAACGCGAGCTAGCCAAAAATCCTGCTCTAGCCACTGAAAACTGGGATAGGTTTCTACCGAAGTTCAAGAAGTAAGTAACATCATAATTCTGTTAGAGGTTCAATATCAAATATACTGTATGTATCTGATTCCCTGCCACCAATTTATTTTTTAGGAAGAATGTCAAACAGAAGAAACCTCAAACTAAGGAGAAGAAACCATACACACCCTTTCCGCCACCTCAACAGCCTAGCAAGGTAAGCAAGTGACTTTCTTTTGTGTCTTATTATTACTTAAGTCTGTACCTCTTTATATTCAACCTTCGTGACCAGTGGGCTAGTGATGATTAGGGTAAGGTGCCCTGTCCTAGAACTTACGCTTATGTCAACTGTCCATGCACACATAAAATTATATCATGCCATTTTCTTTATAAGTTAGTGCTATTCCTAGTATGCTACTTGGATTTGGAGTGCAACTTCCTTTTTCTGCTGTACTTTGTGGGCTTAGCAGTTCTAGTTGAAGgtgcttcatttttttttatatattctcATTTCACACATTGTGCTCCTTGATTTGTAGATCGATGCTCAACTTGAAACTGGTGAGTATTTCATGAGTGAGAAAAAGAAATCAGCAAAGAAATGGCAAGAGAAGCTGGAGAAGCAATCAGGGAAAGctgaagaaaacaaaagaaagagagaggctGCATTTGTTCCCCCAAAGGTTAGAATATTTTCCCTCTTTAGGTATTGTTTTTATGATCCTCTTGCATTGATGATTAAAACATACCTTATAATTTGTTGCAGGAGAACACTGCAGGTCCATCTGAATCTGTCAAGACTGCCAATGACAATAGTGAGATAGCTGATATAGCCAAGTCATTAAAGGTACATAGCTGTAACTATTGACCGTTTTTGTTAAATTTTTCAGGAATATTGGGAAACTTTCAATTAATATATCATCCTG
This genomic interval carries:
- the LOC120675350 gene encoding KRR1 small subunit processome component-like codes for the protein MASEDEANAAAAAAEAPEGKNWRRKGKHDKPKPWDEDPNIDHWKIEKFDPSWNEGGMLEVSSFSTLFPQYREKYLQESWPIVKGALKEHGISCELNLVEGSMTVSTTRKTRDPYIIVKARELIKLLSRSVPAPQAIKILDDEMNCDIIKIGGLVRNKERFVKRRERLLGPNLSTLKAIEILTGCYILVQGNTVAAMGSYTGRGLKQVRRIVEDCMKNIKHPVYHIKELLIKRELAKNPALATENWDRFLPKFKKKNVKQKKPQTKEKKPYTPFPPPQQPSKIDAQLETGEYFMSEKKKSAKKWQEKLEKQSGKAEENKRKREAAFVPPKENTAGPSESVKTANDNSEIADIAKSLKEKAKEFRKNKTQENVRVESYLASNEESRPKKKKSTNSK